The Fructilactobacillus myrtifloralis genome contains a region encoding:
- a CDS encoding ECF transporter S component, translating into MKTNNQELKRMVAIAMLSAIAYLLMFVSFPILPYVPFLKLDFADVPILLGLLLLGPVGAVEITLLKLFLYWMTMGFSVIELVGLMGSLVASLLLIVSFTLLKSWLLAGKQKTVAAIAISAVVLALGMGLLNYFILMPVYLHVAGFQLSISLPKLILIGVIPFNLIKGALDGTLLVLIYGRLRHWIAHR; encoded by the coding sequence ATGAAAACTAATAATCAAGAATTAAAGCGGATGGTAGCAATTGCCATGCTCAGTGCGATTGCCTACTTATTAATGTTTGTTTCGTTTCCAATTTTGCCCTACGTGCCCTTTTTAAAGTTAGACTTTGCTGATGTGCCCATTTTACTGGGACTGCTGCTATTAGGTCCGGTCGGGGCCGTGGAAATTACCCTACTTAAGCTGTTTTTATACTGGATGACCATGGGTTTTTCCGTCATTGAACTGGTAGGGTTAATGGGTTCCTTAGTGGCGTCCTTGCTTCTCATTGTTAGTTTTACTTTGTTAAAGAGTTGGCTCTTGGCGGGAAAGCAAAAAACGGTGGCGGCCATTGCCATTAGTGCCGTGGTGCTTGCGCTGGGAATGGGATTGTTAAACTACTTTATCCTGATGCCAGTTTACCTACACGTGGCTGGCTTTCAGCTGTCCATTTCACTGCCCAAATTGATTTTAATTGGAGTCATTCCGTTTAACCTGATCAAAGGAGCCCTCGATGGGACGCTCCTCGTATTAATTTACGGACGTTTACGTCATTGGATTGCGCACCGCTAA
- a CDS encoding pseudouridine synthase, with protein MSERLQKVMAHAGVASRRASEQLIQTGHVRVNGQVVTTLGQKVEPTDRIEVDHKPIHQEALVYFLLNKPRGVITSAADEKHRKTVLDYFKHQVAERIYPVGRLDYDTTGALLLTNDGDLDYRLTHPKHEIPKTYVAKVTGIPDATDFDRLRSGVKLDASHQSAPAEVRLVKKAGATGQNAVIEVTIHEGRNHEVKNMFQAIGHPVEKLKRIAFAELKLADLEPGQWRPLNKRELRNLFELTEGGSRNEN; from the coding sequence ATGAGTGAACGATTACAAAAAGTAATGGCCCACGCGGGAGTGGCGTCTCGACGCGCCAGCGAACAACTAATTCAAACGGGCCACGTGCGGGTGAACGGGCAGGTCGTAACCACCCTCGGACAAAAAGTTGAGCCAACTGACCGCATTGAGGTTGACCATAAGCCGATTCATCAGGAAGCGTTAGTCTACTTTTTGCTGAATAAGCCCCGGGGAGTGATTACGTCAGCTGCTGATGAAAAACACCGCAAGACCGTGTTAGATTACTTTAAACATCAAGTTGCAGAACGGATTTATCCGGTTGGTCGACTAGATTACGATACAACCGGAGCATTATTACTTACAAACGATGGGGACCTGGATTATCGCTTAACGCATCCGAAACATGAAATTCCCAAAACGTACGTTGCCAAGGTGACCGGAATCCCGGATGCTACTGATTTTGACCGCTTACGCTCCGGGGTTAAACTTGATGCTAGCCATCAAAGTGCGCCGGCCGAAGTCCGCTTGGTTAAGAAAGCGGGGGCAACGGGGCAAAATGCTGTGATTGAGGTTACCATTCATGAAGGACGGAACCATGAGGTCAAAAACATGTTTCAAGCCATTGGTCATCCAGTTGAAAAACTGAAACGGATTGCCTTTGCGGAACTGAAGTTAGCTGATTTAGAGCCAGGCCAGTGGCGCCCCCTGAACAAACGGGAGCTGCGGAACTTATTTGAACTAACCGAGGGAGGAAGTCGGAATGAAAACTAA
- the scpB gene encoding SMC-Scp complex subunit ScpB: MSIRGKLEALIYAAGGAGIKISKLAELTGLSMAVVRENVVQLAQTTATDDHGVMLYQTGELVWFGTKPDYADVVQQLTDQTESLLTPAMLETLTIVAYQQPITRVQVDEIRGVNSVVSLRNLQSLGLIIVSGQADEPGQPNLYQTTDLFLQAFGLQTLQQLPPLPESEPTPEAEMYREDTDKGDQE, encoded by the coding sequence ATGAGCATTAGAGGAAAATTAGAGGCCTTAATTTATGCCGCTGGTGGGGCTGGAATTAAAATTAGTAAATTAGCCGAACTAACGGGGCTTTCGATGGCGGTCGTGCGCGAAAACGTGGTGCAACTCGCACAGACCACGGCAACTGATGACCATGGCGTCATGCTTTACCAAACCGGAGAATTAGTCTGGTTTGGAACGAAACCGGACTACGCTGATGTGGTGCAACAATTGACCGACCAAACGGAATCGTTATTGACCCCTGCCATGCTAGAAACCCTTACAATCGTTGCTTACCAGCAGCCCATTACCAGGGTGCAGGTGGATGAAATTCGGGGGGTCAATAGCGTGGTCTCGTTACGTAATTTACAGAGTTTAGGGTTGATTATCGTTAGTGGGCAAGCTGATGAACCAGGACAACCTAATTTATATCAAACCACCGATTTATTTTTACAGGCGTTTGGGTTGCAAACCCTGCAACAATTGCCTCCGCTACCGGAGAGTGAACCAACTCCTGAGGCGGAAATGTACCGGGAAGATACCGATAAAGGAGATCAGGAATGA